From one Desulfurococcus sp. genomic stretch:
- a CDS encoding zinc-dependent alcohol dehydrogenase family protein: MVLYKPAPAETKPLRYMDVDKPEPGRDEVLIRVLKCGVCRTDLHIVEGELKPVKLPLIPGHQVIGVVEDVGEGVTGVSRGERIGVPWLYYACGECRYCRRGLENLCEKALFTGYSVDGGYAEYMLAKADFIHRIPSGIDDLHAAPLMCAGAVGYRSLKLTGLLGVENATLGLFGYGSAAHLVLQIAKKLGLNVYVFTGSKWKIEKALENGADWAGLTSEEPPRKLDAAIVYAPASQVFVEALRKLDRGGRVVLAEIYMTPIERLEYSLLWHEREVKSVANVTRRDVREVLEIAVKYGVKPEVKTYSLSEANEALLELKKGHLGQIVLDTT; this comes from the coding sequence ATGGTTCTCTACAAGCCTGCACCAGCTGAAACAAAGCCTCTTAGATACATGGATGTAGATAAGCCGGAACCGGGGAGAGACGAGGTCTTAATCAGAGTGCTTAAATGCGGTGTCTGCAGGACAGACCTCCATATAGTTGAAGGCGAGCTTAAACCAGTCAAGCTTCCACTAATACCTGGACACCAGGTCATAGGTGTAGTAGAGGACGTAGGTGAAGGTGTAACAGGTGTCTCCAGGGGTGAGAGAATTGGTGTACCCTGGCTCTACTATGCTTGCGGGGAGTGCAGGTACTGTAGGAGAGGCTTAGAGAACCTATGCGAGAAAGCATTATTCACAGGATACAGCGTGGATGGAGGCTACGCTGAATACATGCTTGCAAAAGCCGACTTCATTCACAGAATACCTAGCGGTATAGACGATCTTCACGCAGCTCCTTTAATGTGTGCTGGTGCAGTAGGCTACAGGTCGCTTAAGCTAACAGGTCTCCTAGGCGTGGAGAATGCTACTCTAGGCCTCTTCGGCTACGGGTCAGCAGCCCACCTAGTCTTACAGATAGCTAAGAAGCTAGGGTTAAACGTGTATGTTTTCACGGGGAGCAAGTGGAAGATTGAGAAGGCTCTCGAGAATGGTGCTGACTGGGCTGGCCTTACAAGCGAGGAACCGCCGAGAAAACTTGATGCTGCAATAGTGTATGCTCCAGCCTCCCAGGTCTTCGTGGAAGCCTTGAGGAAGCTGGATAGAGGTGGAAGAGTAGTGCTAGCTGAAATATACATGACACCTATTGAGAGACTCGAATACAGCCTCCTCTGGCATGAAAGAGAAGTTAAGAGTGTAGCTAATGTGACGAGAAGAGATGTAAGAGAAGTCCTCGAGATAGCAGTAAAATACGGCGTGAAACCTGAGGTGAAAACCTATAGTCTTAGTGAAGCAAACGAAGCACTCTTAGAGTTGAAGAAAGGGCATCTCGGCCAGATAGTACTCGATACTACTTGA